CGAGCTGAGCGCGTTGGCGGTGACGAGCCTGCGCAGCACCGCCGTACCTCCGGGGCGTACGGATGCCGGATCGGCCGACGTTCCGGAGCCCGACCTTCCGTCAGACACTGTTCCCTTTCGTCATGGTGCGGCGGAGAGCGCCGGCCGGTCGGCGCGCACGGTGCCCGACGCGGGCGTGGACGGGAAGAGGAAGCCGAGCTCCGCGAGTTCGCGTACCACGTCGAGCGCGGCACCGCGCCATCCGGCGTCGCCGGGAAGGTGCCGGGCGAACTCCCGTGGCGTGCCCTCGCCCTCGCACAGGTGCCAGACCAACTCGCCCAGCGGACCCAGCCGTACGGTGTTGCCGGTCACCGGAGAGTGCAGTACGGCGCCGTCGTCGTGGGCGGCGTCGAGCACGGCGGGCTCACGGCTCCAGCACCACTCGGCGGGCTGTCGTGCCTCGCGCAGCAGAGAACCCCCGTCCACGGCCCCGAGCATGCCATGCCGGATCAGCAGCTCCACCAGTGCCCGTCCGCCCGTACCGCCCCAGGTCACCTCGTGCGCACCGAACCACCGGGCGAGCTCCGCCACGGTCGTCCCGCGGGCGAGGATCTCCTCCGTCTCGCCGGAGGGCCAGCTGAGCTGCACGAAACGGTCCGAGTCACCCTGGTACAGGGCCAGCGCCGCGCCACCGCTCTCACCCGCCTGCCAGGGCAGGACGTACGCGGTGCAGGACAGCCGCACCCGCCTGTCGTCGGCTGCGTCGACGGAGGCGGGGGAGGACCGGAGCGCCTCGGCGTTGGGCGCCCCCAGGCAGGCACGCAGGAAGGTGAACTCCTCGACCTCGGCCAGTGCCGACTCGGTACGGGTGCGGAACCAGACGTTGCGCCGGATCACGGTGGAGCGCCTGGCGGTCTGCGCGACATCCATGGCCTGAGCCGAGGTGAGTCCCTGCGCCACGGTGTACTCGCGGACCAGCGACAGATCCTCGTCCGCCGGGGACTCGACCAGTTCGATGCCGAAGCGCCCAGGATCCTTGGCGATGGGGGAGTGCAGGTCCAGGATGAACGGCGAGCCGCCCCACGTCGCGTACGGATTGCCGTACGTGGTCCGCGCCTCGCGGATCTTCTCCTCGGCGTAGGAGACGGTGTGCTCCGCCTCCTGGAGGGTCTCGCCCGGGAAGCCGTGGATGACGAAGAGATGCGGGGCGATGCCCGCGGCCACGACGTTGCGCAGGGTGCGGTCGATGTGTTCGACCTTCGTGCCCTTGGCCATGAGGTCGAGCACACGCTGGTTGTACGACTCCAGCCCGAAGTTGAGGCGTCGGCAGCCGGACCGGTACAGCAGGTCGGCGAGCTCACGGCTGAATCCACCGGCGAACCGCGTCTCGCCGTACCAGTGGAGCTCCAGTCCCCGGTCGACGATCTCCCGGGCCACTTCCCGAAGGACGTGCAGGGTGAGGATCTCGTCGACGAACATGAACGTCCGGGTGCCGTACTCGGCCATCAGGTGTTCGAGGTGATCGACGGTCTGGGCCGCGGGCCGGGACCGGAAGGAGTTGCTCGCGAACGGGATCGAGCAGAACGCGCAGCTCCAGGCACAGCTGCGGGACGCGTACACCGGAAGGATGGGGCCGGGCGCGAAGTAGCGGTCCAGCGGGAGGTCGGCGAAGTACGGAGCACTCACGCCGTCCAGCGGGACGGGGCGGGCGGGACGCTTGACCAGCGTGCCGCCGCTCGCGGTGACCACACCGGGGACGTCCGACACATCGCGGCCCGTGTTCCAGCGCCGGACCAGCTCGGGGAGCGCCTCCTCGCCCTCCGCCATCACGAACGCGTCGACCCAGTCGAAGAAGGGGTGCGGCGCGGACCACTCCTCGACCATGCGGGTGGCGTAGTTGCCGCCCACGACGATCCGCACGTCCGGCCGCCGTCGGCGGATCTCGGCGGCCGCGGTCATCGCGGCGATCAGCTGGGTGTCCGCGGACATGCTGATCCCCACGACGCCCAGCGCGGGGTCGTCCAGGAACCGGCGCGGTACCAGGCGGTCCAGCGCCCAGCGGTAGACGTTGCGCTCCGGATCGTCCACCGCGCCGAGCACGGCCTTCGTGGACGTGGCCGAGTAGTAGAGGTCGTTGGCGACGAGATCGAACCGCAGCCCGTCGAACGCGGCGGAGACCGACCACATCGCGTTGCGCGTCACCCGCCGCGCCCACGCCTGCCCCTGTGCGTCCGACAGGGCGGACAGGTCCCGGATGATCGTCTTCGCCCGGTCGACGGCGCGCACCGTGTGGTCATGGACGAGACGGCCACGAGCGGCCACATGCCGGTCTCGCGAACCTGCTTCGCGCGCGGCCAGCGCCCGCAGCCCGTCCGCGCTGAGCAGCCAGTCGAGTACCTCCACGCTGGCGTCGTGGCAGCGCACGGGCAGGCCCTGGTCCCGCAGCGTTCCGGCGAGGAGCGGTACGGCGAGGTGCGGAGCGTAGGCGTTCCACAGCGGGGGGTTGATCAAGAGTGTGAACCGCTGGTTCATTGTCGGCCCCTCCTGGTTCGGCCCCTCCTGGTTCGGCCCGGAGGTCGGTAGCCCTGGGTGCGCGGGGGAACGGCATGCCCCGGCCGATGAGAGCCGGGGCACACCGCGGCTGAGGCAGTCGTCAGATCGCCTGGTCGTCCGCCTCGTCGTCGATCCGGAAGCCCGCACGCATCGACGGCATCAGCGCGTACTGCGCGGCGGAACGGATCTCGGGCTGGACGGTCTCAACCGCCGGGGCGTCGAAGGACGTCTCGCGCAGCCTGCTCCTGAGCCGGCCCAGCAGCTCTTCCCTCTCCATCGCATTCACCTCCCCTCATCGGTTGGAGTACTGCAACGGCGACCCGGACACGGCACCCGGCCGCGACCGGGTCATGCGGCCGTTCGCGAACCGGCCGCAGCCCTGGTGACGAGGCCCTTCTCCGCCAGCGCGGTCAGTGCCTCGACGACGGCCGCCTCGCTCTGCTCGGGCGGTGTGCCGTCCGGTACCGCCTGCCGGAACTCCTCGAGAATCCCCGTGCCGGAGCGGCCGTCGCACAGTTCGAACAGGAGCCAGGAGCGGGCGTCGAGATAGTGGATGTCGGGGTGGGCGGGCGTGTAGACGAGGAGGCTGCCCCACTCGGGCACCTCGCGCAGCCGCAGGTCAGCTGTCCTCAGGAAGGAGTCGTGCAGGGAGAAGCCGGACATCGATGCCCCTGTTGGTCGTGGTGCAGTACGGATCGGGCGCGTCCCAGTCGCCGGTGAACGCATACGCCGTGGACCGGCAGCCGCCGGCCGAGCCCTGCGTCGAGGCGCACTCGGGACAGTGGTCCTCGACCTCGCGTGAGCGCAGCCGCACGAACAGCGGGTGCTGCCAGGTCTTGAGGAAGGGCGTCTCAAGTACGTTGCCGAAGTCCGCGAAGTCACGGAGATAGGAGCAGCCGACGGACCGCCCGCGGGCGTCCACGCCCGACGCCTGCCAGCAGCAGTTCGCGTCACGCGGGTGCCAGGACCGCATGAGATGGACGCCGTCGGGGGCTGTGACCCCCTCGAGGGCGGCCATCTGCTCCGGCAGGGACAAGGCCATCTCCGCCCAGTACCGCTTGGCCCTGCCCAGGGGATACAGCCGCAGAATGCCCACGCGTCGCACACCGGCCGCCGCCGCGAGATCGACGAACTCCTGTATCTCGCCGGCATTCCGCTTGGTCATGATCATGAGCGCGAGCGTTTCGAATCCGGCGGCCAGCGAGACCTTCAGGCCGTTCAGGGTCTTCTCGAACGCCCCGGGCTCACCGACGTGCCAGTCGTGTGTCCGCGCGGTCGCGCCCATGAAGTCGACGCACAGATTGCGGATCCCGGCGGCTTTGATCCGATCCGCCATCGGCTCGTCGAGCAGGGTGCCGTTGGTCCGGAGGCGGACGAGCATTCTCGGCGAGGCGTGCGCCAGAATGTCCAGCACGTCCGGGCGCTGGAGCGGTTCGCCGCCTTCCACCAGGAGTTCGATGACACCCGAGTCCGCCATGTCGTCGAGCACCGCGTGGAACTGCTCCAGCGTCACCTCATCGGGCTGAGGGTCCGGTGTGCAGTCGCCGTAACACTGTTTGCACTTCAGATTGCAGGTCGCTGTCACCTGAAGCCACGATTTCACCGGGCGGTGCAACTCGAGTTTCGGCACGGCCGCACCACCGACAGTCGCCTCGGTCATAACACTCCCTGTTTCTGTGGCTGCTTCGCGCTCACCACCGGACATGCCTCGATCTGTCGCAGCCGCGCGGTCAGCCACTCGACGAACCTGACCCCGGCAGGCCCCGACTCGGCGGGAACGCCGGCCACGGCCGCCAGCAGAAAACGGGCACGACCGGCCGAGCCGGCCCGGCCGGTGGCCGCGTCGACTCCCTGCGCGAGCGGCTGCGGCCGATGCTCCAACGCCGTGTAGAAGGCGGCCAGATGGACATAGACATGGGCGGCGGCAAGCGCCCGGTCGAAGCTCCACTCGGCGTTCTCGTGCCACGGCGGACGGATCACCGCCGCCTTCTCCGCGTCGTATGCGGCGCGGTAGATCGGATGCACGAGTTGGATGTCGTAGAGCTTTTGGTGCACGCACTCGTGCAGGACCGCCTCCGCGGTGCGCGGCACGTCGTCGAGGGCGCAGCGATTGATGAAGACGGCTCGCGGAACCCTCCGGTCGGAGGCGCTCTCGAAGGCGCCAGGTCCCTCGACCACCCCGACGAAGGCCAGATGCGAGAGCACGGACAGCGTCGTCCGGGGAAGCACCGCGCCGAGCAGCCGCACGGCCTCGGAGACGACTTCCGCTTCGCGAGAGGTCGCCGGGACCGTCCCGTACCGGCTGTCGGGTTCGGTCAGTCCCGCTCGGAAGATCCTCTGGAACTGAGCGGTCCAGGCATCGCCGTCATCGATACGGGACAGCACGCGCACCGTGCGTCCGCCCGGCACGCCCAGTTGGGTGAAGCGTGCGTCCGCCCGGCTGGAATCGGGACCTGGCGGCGCGACGAGATCGGTGCGGGAGAGGAAATCGGCGGTCGCGTCGGCCCGCGGATCGCGCTCGCGCATGCGGTGCAGGAAAAGTTCGAGCTCGCGTCGGAAGACGGTGGGTCACCGCTGATGAAGCACACATCACTGCAGCAGTGCTTCGGACTTGATGGCCAGTCGCTTTACGGAGTTCTTGAAGACGCTTCAAAAGCCCTTTTCATGCAGCGTGATTGCATTCCGGTAAACCATACGAAGGTCAAGCTTCTGGCAATGGCCGGATCTTTTCGCTGCCGTGACCCGACAGGAAAGGGCCGGACGGCACGATGCCACCCGGCCCGATGTGGGAAGTCTCAGGACGTACGCGTCACTTGACCGCGTCCAGCGCGTTGACGATGCCGAACCCGTAGAACCCGTTGAACCGCTTGCCGCCCTCGCACACCGCGTCCTGCGTGCCGTCGCCGTTCTGGTCGTAGGACTCCGGGCAGCCCGGGTCGTCCGCCTCGGCCCTCAGCAGCGCCTTCAGCTGGTCCGGAGTCGCGTACGGGTAGTGGGACTTCAGCAACGCGGCGACGCCC
Above is a window of Streptomyces sp. DT2A-34 DNA encoding:
- a CDS encoding radical SAM protein encodes the protein MNQRFTLLINPPLWNAYAPHLAVPLLAGTLRDQGLPVRCHDASVEVLDWLLSADGLRALAAREAGSRDRHVAARGRLVHDHTVRAVDRAKTIIRDLSALSDAQGQAWARRVTRNAMWSVSAAFDGLRFDLVANDLYYSATSTKAVLGAVDDPERNVYRWALDRLVPRRFLDDPALGVVGISMSADTQLIAAMTAAAEIRRRRPDVRIVVGGNYATRMVEEWSAPHPFFDWVDAFVMAEGEEALPELVRRWNTGRDVSDVPGVVTASGGTLVKRPARPVPLDGVSAPYFADLPLDRYFAPGPILPVYASRSCAWSCAFCSIPFASNSFRSRPAAQTVDHLEHLMAEYGTRTFMFVDEILTLHVLREVAREIVDRGLELHWYGETRFAGGFSRELADLLYRSGCRRLNFGLESYNQRVLDLMAKGTKVEHIDRTLRNVVAAGIAPHLFVIHGFPGETLQEAEHTVSYAEEKIREARTTYGNPYATWGGSPFILDLHSPIAKDPGRFGIELVESPADEDLSLVREYTVAQGLTSAQAMDVAQTARRSTVIRRNVWFRTRTESALAEVEEFTFLRACLGAPNAEALRSSPASVDAADDRRVRLSCTAYVLPWQAGESGGAALALYQGDSDRFVQLSWPSGETEEILARGTTVAELARWFGAHEVTWGGTGGRALVELLIRHGMLGAVDGGSLLREARQPAEWCWSREPAVLDAAHDDGAVLHSPVTGNTVRLGPLGELVWHLCEGEGTPREFARHLPGDAGWRGAALDVVRELAELGFLFPSTPASGTVRADRPALSAAP
- a CDS encoding radical SAM protein, which gives rise to MSGGEREAATETGSVMTEATVGGAAVPKLELHRPVKSWLQVTATCNLKCKQCYGDCTPDPQPDEVTLEQFHAVLDDMADSGVIELLVEGGEPLQRPDVLDILAHASPRMLVRLRTNGTLLDEPMADRIKAAGIRNLCVDFMGATARTHDWHVGEPGAFEKTLNGLKVSLAAGFETLALMIMTKRNAGEIQEFVDLAAAAGVRRVGILRLYPLGRAKRYWAEMALSLPEQMAALEGVTAPDGVHLMRSWHPRDANCCWQASGVDARGRSVGCSYLRDFADFGNVLETPFLKTWQHPLFVRLRSREVEDHCPECASTQGSAGGCRSTAYAFTGDWDAPDPYCTTTNRGIDVRLLPARLLPEDS
- a CDS encoding HEXXH motif-containing putative peptide modification protein — encoded protein: MRERDPRADATADFLSRTDLVAPPGPDSSRADARFTQLGVPGGRTVRVLSRIDDGDAWTAQFQRIFRAGLTEPDSRYGTVPATSREAEVVSEAVRLLGAVLPRTTLSVLSHLAFVGVVEGPGAFESASDRRVPRAVFINRCALDDVPRTAEAVLHECVHQKLYDIQLVHPIYRAAYDAEKAAVIRPPWHENAEWSFDRALAAAHVYVHLAAFYTALEHRPQPLAQGVDAATGRAGSAGRARFLLAAVAGVPAESGPAGVRFVEWLTARLRQIEACPVVSAKQPQKQGVL